A DNA window from Sphingopyxis macrogoltabida contains the following coding sequences:
- the gdhA gene encoding NADP-specific glutamate dehydrogenase: MAVSDHVDFPTFMEGVKKRNPGQPEFAQAVQEVAEDIFDFIKDKEEYHAQQILRRIAEPDRVVSFRVCWEDDNGNIRVQRGWRVQNNNAIGPYKGGIRFHPSVTESVLKFLAFEQTFKNALTGLPMGGGKGGSNFNPKGKSVREIMRFCQSFMTELYRHIGADIDVPAGDIGVGGREIGFMFGQYKRITNEFTGVLTGKGLEWGGSLIRTEATGYGAVYFLANMLAAKGQDLVGKTAVISGSGNVATHAAEKIVQLGGKVLTLSDSGGFIHDPDGITQEKIDWVKTHKTHRRGRIEEYCDEFKGASFTAGKTPWGVKCDVALPCATQNELLGEDAKTLVANGCIAVSEGANMPTNLDGVHVFKDAKIMFAPGKAANAGGVAVSGLEMSQNSGRRSWSEAELQQMLKDIMDGIHTRCLTYGDQGGGYVDYVKGANIAGFKKVADAMLAFGVV; the protein is encoded by the coding sequence ATGGCAGTATCTGATCACGTCGATTTTCCGACGTTCATGGAGGGTGTGAAAAAGCGCAACCCGGGGCAGCCCGAGTTTGCGCAGGCGGTGCAGGAAGTCGCCGAGGACATCTTCGATTTCATCAAGGACAAGGAAGAATATCACGCGCAGCAGATATTGCGGCGCATCGCCGAGCCCGACCGGGTCGTGTCCTTCCGCGTCTGCTGGGAAGACGATAACGGCAATATCCGCGTCCAGCGCGGCTGGCGCGTCCAGAACAACAATGCCATCGGCCCGTACAAGGGCGGCATCCGTTTCCATCCGTCGGTCACCGAAAGCGTGCTCAAGTTCCTCGCCTTCGAACAGACGTTCAAAAATGCGCTGACCGGGCTGCCGATGGGCGGCGGCAAGGGCGGGTCGAACTTCAACCCCAAGGGCAAGAGCGTGCGCGAGATCATGCGCTTTTGCCAGAGCTTCATGACCGAACTCTATCGCCACATCGGCGCCGACATCGACGTGCCGGCGGGCGACATCGGGGTCGGCGGGCGCGAAATTGGCTTCATGTTCGGCCAGTACAAGCGGATCACCAACGAATTCACCGGGGTGCTCACCGGCAAGGGGCTCGAATGGGGCGGCTCGCTGATCCGTACCGAGGCGACGGGCTATGGCGCGGTCTATTTCCTCGCCAACATGCTGGCGGCGAAGGGGCAGGATCTAGTCGGCAAGACCGCCGTCATCTCGGGCTCGGGCAATGTCGCGACGCACGCGGCCGAAAAGATCGTCCAATTGGGCGGCAAGGTGCTGACCCTGTCCGATTCGGGCGGTTTCATCCACGATCCCGACGGCATTACGCAGGAAAAGATCGACTGGGTGAAGACGCACAAGACGCACCGCCGCGGCCGGATCGAGGAATATTGCGACGAGTTCAAAGGCGCGAGCTTCACCGCGGGCAAGACGCCGTGGGGGGTGAAGTGCGACGTCGCGCTGCCGTGTGCGACGCAGAACGAGTTGCTCGGCGAGGATGCGAAGACGCTGGTCGCGAACGGTTGTATCGCGGTGAGCGAGGGCGCCAACATGCCGACCAACCTCGACGGGGTGCATGTCTTCAAGGATGCGAAGATCATGTTCGCGCCGGGCAAGGCGGCGAACGCCGGCGGCGTTGCGGTTTCGGGGCTGGAAATGAGCCAGAACAGCGGCCGCCGTAGCTGGAGCGAGGCCGAGCTGCAGCAGATGCTCAAGGACATCATGGACGGCATCCACACGCGCTGCCTGACTTATGGCGATCAGGGGGGCGGCTATGTCGACTATGTGAAGGGTGCCAATATCGCGGGATTCAAGAAGGTTGCCGACGCGATGCTGGCATTTGGGGTGGTTTAG
- a CDS encoding tetratricopeptide repeat protein, protein MSESNKMTGGITRTNRAILVAAFVLLAGAIGYAAWRDSAPAAPGAAAEAAAAPSDQLAALEARTQREPNSAEAWTALGAARFDLSDFAGAAAAYEKAVGISPESAGLWSALGEARVMASDRDPMPPQALTAFEKAIALDAKDPRARYFMAVKKDIGGDHKGAIDDWFALLADTPQGAPWEADLRRTIEQVGAIHKIDVATRLTNTQARPLTADEMPVAARAIPGPSRADMEAASQLPKGQQDQMIEGMVSGLEAKLKANPADVDRWIMLMRSRMTLGETAKAAQALKDGIAANPAAAGRLKAQAQLLGVPGA, encoded by the coding sequence ATGAGCGAGAGCAACAAGATGACCGGCGGCATCACGCGCACCAACCGGGCGATCCTGGTCGCCGCCTTCGTCCTGCTGGCGGGAGCGATCGGCTATGCAGCGTGGCGCGATTCCGCGCCGGCGGCGCCCGGTGCGGCCGCCGAAGCCGCCGCCGCGCCGTCCGACCAGCTCGCCGCGCTCGAGGCGCGGACGCAGCGCGAACCGAACAGCGCCGAGGCCTGGACCGCGCTCGGCGCGGCGCGATTCGACCTTTCCGATTTTGCGGGGGCGGCCGCCGCTTATGAGAAAGCGGTCGGGATTTCGCCCGAATCGGCAGGGCTGTGGTCGGCGCTCGGCGAGGCGCGCGTGATGGCGAGCGACCGCGACCCCATGCCGCCGCAGGCGCTGACGGCGTTCGAAAAAGCGATCGCACTCGACGCCAAGGATCCGCGCGCGCGCTATTTCATGGCGGTGAAGAAGGATATCGGCGGCGATCACAAGGGGGCGATCGACGACTGGTTCGCGCTGCTCGCCGACACGCCGCAGGGCGCGCCGTGGGAGGCCGACCTGCGCCGCACGATCGAACAGGTCGGCGCGATCCACAAGATCGACGTCGCCACGCGGCTCACCAATACGCAGGCGCGGCCGCTGACCGCCGACGAAATGCCGGTCGCCGCCCGCGCCATCCCCGGCCCGAGCCGCGCCGACATGGAAGCCGCATCGCAGCTTCCCAAGGGTCAGCAGGACCAGATGATCGAGGGCATGGTGAGCGGGCTCGAAGCCAAGCTGAAGGCCAATCCCGCCGACGTCGACCGCTGGATCATGCTGATGCGCAGCCGGATGACGCTCGGCGAAACCGCGAAGGCGGCGCAGGCCCTGAAGGACGGCATCGCCGCCAACCCCGCGGCGGCGGGGCGGCTGAAGGCACAGGCGCAGCTCTT